Proteins encoded in a region of the Natator depressus isolate rNatDep1 chromosome 23, rNatDep2.hap1, whole genome shotgun sequence genome:
- the LENG9 gene encoding leukocyte receptor cluster member 9 — translation MEGPSAGGDSAAPPADPTGGDPEPGCNGPGVTEPDPTLSPACRFFLAGSCRFGARCRNPHPGAPPAAPQRPPKPPSKKPPMKTAGDVVSRILWDRQLPPGAFTVGHLDRFSGVREDAFTAFSWEDLASVGPEVLAIPQHRIQYFKYRGRVVWDKASRLDDVFGSTGGGRTILEVMEEEAGHQQAVGMGDGGSAGGCPPAGGAGVPEEAIAPEEAVAPESEEEDEDAEAEPGALSRPPVASQPPRPTHFVAVRITSPELRGSVARLQEALTRANPGLAEFCAPLPTLHLTICLLRLDGASEMQAAVTALRELQAEHRRLLPPAPLLRFRGLGTFQGRVLYAAPAPGPELVGLAHALEQGFACKGLTVFPLPAHDCFHLTMAKIPAGGEPRLSLPPEPPGEELGTQAVESLCLCQVGRGRRTDGFYSTLVELDLY, via the coding sequence ATGGAGGGCCCATCCGCTGGGGGAGATTCTGCTGCCCCCCCAGCCGACCCCACAGGGGGAGACCCGGAACCAGGGTGCAATGGGCCGGGGGTTACAGAGCCAGACCCCACGCTCAGCCCCGCCTGCCGCTTCTTCCTGGCGGGCAGTTGCCGCTTCGGTGCCCGCTGCCGGAACCCCCACCCCGGCGCCCCGCCTGCCGCCCCCCAGCggccccccaaaccccccagcaAGAAGCCACCCATGAAGACAGCCGGGGACGTCGTCTCCCGCATCCTCTGGGACCGCCAGCTGCCGCCCGGCGCGTTCACCGTGGGCCACCTGGATCGCTTCTCCGGCGTGCGGGAAGACGCCTTCACAGCCTTCTCCTGGGAGGACCTGGCCTCGGTTGGGCCGGAGGTGCTGGCCATACCCCAGCACAGGATCCAGTACTTCAAATACCGCGGCCGCGTAGTGTGGGACAAAGCCAGCCGGCTGGACGACGTCTTCGGCTCCACCGGGGGCGGCCGGACCATCCTGGAGGTGATGGAGGAAGAGGCCGGGCACCAACAGGCCGTGGGAATGGGGGATGGTGGCTCAGCTGGGGGATGCCCGCCGGCCGGTGGAGCCGGGGTGCCAGAGGAAGCCATAGCGCCAGAGGAAGCCGTAGCTCCGGAGAGCgaagaggaggatgaagatgCCGAAGCTGAGCCAGGAGCCCTGAGCCGCCCCCCAGTGGCCTCGcagcccccacgccccacccATTTCGTGGCCGTGCGCATCACCAGCCCGGAGCTGCGGGGCTCGGTGGCCCGGCTCCAGGAGGCCCTGACCCGGGCCAACCCCGGCTTGGCTGAGTTCTGCGCCCCACTGCCCACCCTCCACCTCACCATCTGCCTCCTCCGGCTGGACGGTGCTAGCGAGATGCAGGCGGCCGTCACCGCCCTGCGGGAGCTGCAGGCCGAGCACCGGCGCCTCCTGCCGCCTGCCCCGCTCCTGCGCTTCCGGGGCCTGGGCACCTTCCAGGGCCGGGTGCTGTACGCCGCCCCCGCGCCTGGCCCggagctggtggggctggcccacgccctggagcagggatttgCCTGCAAGGGGCTGACTGTCTTCCCGCTCCCAGCCCACGATTGCTTCCATCTCACCATGGCCAAGATCCCGGCGGGTGGGGAGCCGAGGCTGAgcctgcccccagagccccccggGGAGGAGCTGGGGACCCAGGCAGTGGAATCGCTGTGTCTGTGCCAGGTGGGCAGGGGCAGACGGACGGACGGGTTTTACAGCACCCTCGTGGAGCTGGATCTGTACTGA
- the LENG8 gene encoding leukocyte receptor cluster member 8: MMATNIGDQRSSEWAPQYNLGNSTARENSMEGQAHENPEWEKARQALASISKASAASGTNKGSNNGLANTQYASQQGDPNAMQQQQQYYQWYQPYSFGYPYNYCYPMNVYPGYSFPNQYGVAGSYSSSSAQQPQGPSQHQGNMSQPPVPGMEEGMAYPNQQQQMATSTPPQPPPQHGSHPGGAMGQQQGGSSGGQHLQQNSGASYSQHAYSEGPKPKKGQPLWNRMKQAPGAGGLKFNIQKRPFVLTNQNFGTSDQHCNFGPQQNSEKHHNQGSSAGKPEDWPQDMKEYVQRCFTACESEEDKDRTEKLLKEVLQARLQDGTAYTIDWSREPLPGLSRDSTAESPKKKRWEMSSLHAPRGPMPSVLSPQQQQRGSSGGSAVGSQSQRGGGGGAGRARGNSFPTKFGNRNVFMKENSSSSSAGSRSRSSSRSPSRHFRRSDSHSDSDSSFSGTDCRLASRRSAPKNRGRGGHVDRGRMRMQRGKRHDQGPSKRNRRRNAMDYEDPEKEFKKQRRAARFQHGHSKKLRLEPLILSINSLDPAGSESLDWNELKIMGTCQEITKHYLRLTCAPDPSTVRPVSVLKKSLSMVKSHWKEKQDYAFACEQMKSLRQDLTVQGIRTEFTVEVYETHARIALEKGDHEEFNQCQTQLKSLYAENLPGNVGEFTAYRILYYIFTKNSGDITTELAYLTKELKADPCVAHALALRTAWALSNYHRFFRLYRQAPCMSGYLIDKFAERERKAALKAMIKTFRPVLPVSYVQSELAFEAAEECQLFLAALSLVYTDTDATKIDCRQSLAVLANF, encoded by the exons GGCTCCCCAGTACAATCTAGGGAACAGCACGGCCCGGGAAAACAGCATGGAGGGGCAGGCGCACGAGAACCCTGAGTGGGAGAAAGCCAGGCAGGCACTGGCTAGTATCAGCAAAGCCAGCGCTGCCTCTGGGACCAACAAGGGCTCCAACAACGGACTGGCTAACACGCAG TATGCCTCCCAGCAAGGCGACCCAAACgccatgcagcagcagcaacagtatTACCAGTGGTACCAGCCGTACAGCTTCGGATACCCCTACAATTACTGTTACCCAATG AACGTCTACCCAGGCTACAGCTTCCCCAACCAGTACGGGGTCGCGGGGTCCTATTCCTCTTCATCAGCCCAGCAGCCGCAAGGTCCGAGCCAGCACCAAGGGAACATGAGCCAG CCCCCAGTCCCTGGCATGGAGGAAGGCATGGCCTACCCCAACCAACAGCAGCAGAtggccacctccacccccccgcaGCCGCCTCCGCAGCATGGCAGCCACCCCGGGGGCGCCATgggccagcagcagggtggctCGTCGGGGGGCCAGCACCTGCAGCAAAACTCCGGCGCCTCCTACAGCCAGCACGCCTACTCAGAGGGGCCCAAGCCCAAGAAGGGGCAGCCGCTGTGGAACCGCATGAAAC AAGCCCCTGGAGCTGGTGGCCTGAAATTCAACATCCAGAAACGCCCCTTTGTGCTAACGAACCAGAACTTCGGGACCTCGGACCAGCACTGCAACTTCGGGCCACAGCAAAACTCAGAGAAACATCACAACCAAGG ctcgTCTGCCGGCAAACCAGAGGACTGGCCCCAGGACATGAAGGAGTACGTCCAGCGCTGCTTCACCGCCTGCGAGTCGGAGGAGGACAAGGACCGGACggagaagctgctgaaagagGTGCTTCAAGCCAGGCTGCAAGACGGCACGGCCTACACCATCGACTGGAGCAGGGAGCCACTGCCGGG GCTGAGCAGGGACAGCACGGCCGAGAGCCCCAAGAAGAAGCGCTGGGAGATGTCTTCGCTTCACGCCCCCCGGGGCCCTATGCCCTCCGTCCTGTcaccgcagcagcagcagaggggcagcagtgggggcagcGCGGTGGGCTCCCAGTCCCAGcgcggggggggcggcggggctgGCCGCGCCCGAGGGAACAGCTTCCCCACCAAATTCGGGAACCGCAACGTCTTCATGAAGGAGAACAGCTCGTCCTCCAGCGCTGGCTCCCGCTCCCGCTCGTCTTCTCGTTCGCCCAGCCGCCACTTCCGGCGCAG CGATTCCCATTCGGACTCCGACAGCTCCTTCTCCGGCACCGATTGCCGTCTGGCCAGCCGCAGGAGCGCGCCGAAAAACCGCGGCCGAGGGGGGCACGTGGACCGGGGCCGCATGAGGATGCAGAGGGGTAAAAG GCATGACCAGGGCCCCTCCAAGCGCAACCGCAGGCGGAATGCCATGGACTACGAGGACCCCGAGAAGGAGTTCAAGAAGCAGCGGCGGGCGGCCCGCTTCCAGCACGGCCACTCCAAGAAGCTGCGCCTGGAGCCCCTCATCCTGTCCATCAATAGCCTGGACCCTGCCGGCTCGGAGAGCCTGGACTGGAATGAGCTGAAGATTATGGGCACCTGTCAGGAGATCACCAAGCACTACCTGCGGCTCACGTGCGCCCCTGACCCCTCCACCGTCCGGCCTGTCTCG GTGCTGAAGAAATCCCTGTCCATGGTGAAGTCGCACTGGAAGGAGAAGCAGGATTACGCCTTTGCTTGCGAACAGATGAAATCGCTCCGGCAGGACCTCACG GTTCAGGGCATCCGCACGGAGTTCACGGTGGAGGTGTACGAAACCCATGCCCGGATAGCGCTGGAGaag GGAGATCATGAGGAATTCAACCAGTGCCAGACCCAGCTCAAGTCTCTCTATGCGGAGAACCTGCCGGGCAACGTGGGGGAGTTCACCGCCTACCGCATCCTCTATTACATCTTCACCAAGAACTCCGGAG acatCACCACGGAGCTGGCCTACCTGACCAAGGAGCTGAAGGCGGACCCCTGCGTGGCCCACGCGCTGGCCCTGCGCACCGCTTGGGCCCTGTCCAACTACCACCGCTTCTTCAGGCTTTACCGCCAGGCGCCCTGCATGTCCGGCTACCTCATCGACAAGTTCGCCGAGCGGGAGAGGAAGGCAGCGCTCAAAGCCATGATCAAAAC TTTCCGCCCGGTGCTCCCCGTCTCCTACGTTCAGTCCGAGCTGGCCTTCGAGGCTGCGGAGGAGTGCCAGCTCTTCCTAGCCGCTCTGTCCCTGGTGTACACAGACACCGACGCAACCAAGATTGACTGCAGGCAGAGCTTAGCAGTCCTGGCCAACTTCTAA
- the CDC42EP5 gene encoding cdc42 effector protein 5, which translates to MPILKQSPISQSKKRPRIGRDMISAPLGDFRHTMHVGRGGDAFGDTSFLSNHGGPKANGLPPTTEALAPAQSPSRLSGSSGSPADLGGGRGALDLPPAGWEGELQHAESLFSFELDLGPSILDEVLGVMDKGGEQPRSKDVRAERPVGGQGLGHGAAPQVGEEEEEEEEKEEEEEEGSGHGYTFDDELDDEIGL; encoded by the coding sequence ATGCCGATTCTGAAGCAATCCCCCATCTCCCAGTCGAAGAAGAGGCCCCGCATCGGCCGGGACATGATCAGCGCCCCGCTGGGGGATTTCCGGCACACCATGCACGTCGGCCGGGGCGGGGACGCCTTCGGGGACACCTCCTTTCTCAGCAACCACGGGGGCCCCAAGGCCAACGGGCTGCCCCCCACCACCGAGGCCTTGGCACCGGCTCAGTCCCCCAGCCGCCTCTCGGGGTCCTCCGGCAGCCCGGCTGATTTGGGGGGTGGCCGTGGTGCCCTGGATTTGCCCCCcgctggctgggagggggaacTGCAACACGCCGAGTCCCTCTTCTCCTTCGAGTTGGATCTGGGGCCGTCCATTCTGGACGAGGTGTTGGGGGTCATGGACAAGGGCGGGGAGCAGCCCCGGAGCAAGGACGTAAGGGCGGAGAGGCCGGTGGGAGGacaggggctgggccatggggCGGCTCCCCaggtaggggaggaggaagaggaggaagaagaaaaggaggaggaggaggaggaaggctccGGGCATGGATACACATTTGATGATGAGCTGGATGATGAGATTGGGCTATAG